GTCACGTCCCGGATGTTCGCGCCCGGGCCGTCGATGTTCCAGGCGACGATCCGCCGCGGCCGGATCCGCAGCACCTCCGCGCTGAACCCGGGCAGCAGCGGATCGTCCAGCGTGAGCAGGACCGCGGTACCGCGGATCTCCAGGCCACGGCCGCGCTGTCCGCCGGGGCCGACCGGGGTGGGCGCTTCGTCGTCCACCACAAAACTGACCCGCGGATCGGTCCGGACGTTGCGGGACTTCTGCGAGCGGGACAGCTTCGGGCCGCCGACGTCGATCGTCTCGGTCTCCGCGTTCCAGAAGTAGGCGACAGGTTTGACCTGCGGTGCTCCGCCCGGGCCGGCCGTGGCCAGATGCCCGCGATGCTGGGCGGCGAGGTAGTGGCGCTCGTCCGAAGTGAAGGTCATGTCCTCACCCTGCAACCTCTACTCGACTTCCGGTCAAGCGCGGATGCTGCATCATCGACGCGGTGAGGGCCCGAGTACTTCTGCTGACCCTGCTGCTGCTCGCGGCCTGCGGCACCGGTTCCGCGCCACCGGACGTGCTGCGGCCGGCGGCGGACGACGCGGCCCCGCGCGCCGCGTCGCCGTCGCCGTCCGCCACCGGGTCGCTCGGACCCACCTGCCTCGAACCCGGCGTCGAGGTGACCGTCGGCGAGGTCAGCGCCGCGATGGGGCTCCGCGCCGTGGGCCTCACGCTGCGCAACTGCGGCACCGACCCGTACAC
The window above is part of the Cryptosporangium minutisporangium genome. Proteins encoded here:
- a CDS encoding PPOX class F420-dependent oxidoreductase, with translation MTFTSDERHYLAAQHRGHLATAGPGGAPQVKPVAYFWNAETETIDVGGPKLSRSQKSRNVRTDPRVSFVVDDEAPTPVGPGGQRGRGLEIRGTAVLLTLDDPLLPGFSAEVLRIRPRRIVAWNIDGPGANIRDVTPPTTEARPRP